A region of uncultured Desulfobacter sp. DNA encodes the following proteins:
- a CDS encoding AAA family ATPase: MIRLKQLLIDCEIAQEVFALQLGLSRMTAVKVLTRGYLPKRTGSREILMARIKAWVENTPAALDWLEENRMSVSDIWGAYDGQIRENIGFPGVRLELADPLKLNPRKDIDMISGSTLKHFKMFKSPFLNDVTSEKDIYLSSEHRFLKEMMLDSAKYGGFIAVVGGVGSGKSVMRKAVAAELLSEGIKVVMPLIIDKSRVTPSSLVDAIIMDISDEYPKNSLERKTRQAVQLLKARAENGMRQVLMIEEAHTIDKRAFKALKQIYEMEIGFEKLIGIILIGQPELLKKLDEVGNSDIREVIRRITTAEIEGLGDAVRPYLEHKFARIGKAKIGDVLADDVYEAINKRLERLSGRRTVNRSFPLSVNNLVVRAMNMAARAGEEKVTADIIMNC, translated from the coding sequence ATGATACGCTTAAAGCAGCTGTTAATTGATTGTGAAATTGCCCAGGAGGTTTTTGCCCTGCAGCTCGGGCTCAGCCGGATGACGGCCGTCAAGGTGCTGACCCGGGGATATCTGCCGAAACGGACCGGAAGCCGCGAAATACTTATGGCAAGGATCAAGGCGTGGGTGGAGAACACCCCGGCCGCCCTGGACTGGCTGGAGGAAAACCGGATGTCCGTAAGCGACATATGGGGCGCTTACGACGGACAGATCCGGGAGAATATCGGATTCCCCGGGGTCAGGCTTGAGCTTGCAGATCCCCTTAAACTTAATCCAAGAAAGGATATAGACATGATTTCCGGCAGTACATTGAAGCATTTCAAGATGTTTAAAAGTCCGTTTCTCAATGACGTGACCAGTGAGAAGGATATTTATCTGTCATCGGAACACCGGTTTTTGAAGGAGATGATGCTGGATTCGGCGAAGTACGGCGGATTTATCGCTGTGGTGGGCGGTGTGGGGTCCGGCAAGTCGGTCATGAGAAAGGCTGTTGCTGCCGAGCTGCTCAGTGAAGGCATCAAGGTGGTGATGCCGCTGATCATCGATAAATCCAGGGTGACGCCGTCTTCCCTGGTGGATGCGATCATTATGGACATATCGGACGAATATCCGAAGAACAGCCTTGAGCGAAAGACCCGGCAGGCTGTGCAACTGTTGAAGGCCAGGGCGGAAAACGGGATGCGCCAGGTGCTTATGATCGAGGAGGCCCATACCATTGACAAGCGGGCGTTTAAGGCGCTCAAGCAGATTTATGAGATGGAGATAGGGTTTGAAAAGCTGATCGGGATTATCCTGATCGGTCAGCCCGAGCTGCTTAAAAAGCTGGATGAGGTGGGAAATTCCGATATCCGTGAGGTTATCCGGCGGATCACAACTGCCGAGATCGAGGGCCTTGGCGATGCGGTGCGGCCATATCTTGAACACAAGTTCGCCAGGATTGGCAAGGCGAAGATCGGGGATGTCCTGGCGGATGATGTTTATGAGGCAATCAACAAGCGTTTGGAGCGGCTGTCCGGGCGGCGCACGGTGAACCGCAGTTTTCCTTTGTCTGTGAACAACCTTGTGGTCAGGGCCATGAATATGGCGGCCCGGGCGGGCGAAGAGAAGGTGACAGCGGATATTATTATGAATTGCTGA
- a CDS encoding phage minor head protein: MAFEFNPGPPKDAYEFWQDKVPMSRKAFNAMAEDARVKAFVVSGMAKGDMLQAMYDSIGTALEAGQPIGSWKADLRTLFDDKGWKQIEGFRLDNIFRTNIQTAYMAGRYRQMTNAVKTRPFWRYSAINDRRTRLAHAALHGRVVRADDPFWDKFYPPNGFRCRCTVTSLSAREMARNGVKPETIEPGQPLEITMSNHPHKGRVVPVMPDNNFQTNPGKSYWQADTGRFRADVRQAVLKDITRACPDEFCGACEFAETDCFKRLKRHLTPADLEALQTVVWAENKQLEKDFSDWARQVVDTRKEKGEIYPVGNLPGKVLRYLAQKGHDLSLALTVIDDGTLKHLSRPDKADRQATLDIEEIATLPQRFKTARWFYDTKDPAVLLTWDRDAGVWAKVVIRVDFKINKKTKANVVRTGGIVPESDILKGKTNQEGKRYEEI; the protein is encoded by the coding sequence ATGGCCTTTGAATTCAATCCAGGTCCGCCAAAGGACGCCTATGAGTTCTGGCAGGACAAGGTGCCCATGTCCAGAAAGGCTTTCAATGCCATGGCAGAGGATGCCCGGGTCAAGGCATTTGTGGTGTCCGGCATGGCAAAGGGCGACATGCTACAGGCCATGTACGATTCCATTGGCACCGCACTTGAAGCCGGGCAGCCCATTGGCTCATGGAAGGCAGATCTGCGCACCCTGTTTGATGATAAGGGCTGGAAACAGATCGAAGGGTTCCGGCTGGATAATATCTTCCGAACAAATATTCAGACTGCGTACATGGCAGGCCGGTACCGCCAGATGACCAATGCTGTAAAGACACGGCCTTTCTGGAGGTATTCAGCCATCAATGACCGCCGTACCCGGCTGGCCCATGCGGCATTGCATGGCCGGGTGGTGCGTGCTGATGACCCGTTCTGGGATAAATTCTATCCGCCGAACGGATTCAGATGCCGGTGCACGGTAACCAGTCTGTCAGCAAGAGAGATGGCCCGTAATGGGGTCAAACCCGAAACCATTGAGCCGGGGCAGCCCCTTGAAATCACCATGTCAAATCATCCCCATAAAGGCCGGGTGGTGCCTGTCATGCCGGATAACAATTTCCAGACCAACCCGGGAAAATCCTACTGGCAGGCTGACACGGGCCGGTTCCGGGCTGATGTCCGCCAGGCCGTACTCAAGGATATTACCCGGGCCTGCCCGGATGAGTTCTGCGGGGCTTGTGAGTTTGCTGAAACCGATTGTTTCAAGCGGCTTAAACGGCATTTGACCCCAGCGGATCTTGAGGCGCTTCAGACCGTGGTATGGGCAGAGAACAAGCAGCTTGAAAAAGATTTCTCCGACTGGGCACGGCAGGTGGTGGATACCCGCAAGGAAAAAGGGGAGATTTATCCTGTTGGGAATCTGCCCGGAAAGGTGCTGCGGTACCTGGCTCAAAAAGGCCATGACCTGTCTCTTGCGCTTACGGTGATAGACGATGGGACGCTTAAGCATCTGTCCCGGCCTGATAAAGCGGACAGGCAGGCGACACTGGATATTGAGGAGATCGCCACGTTGCCCCAGAGGTTTAAAACGGCCCGATGGTTCTATGACACCAAAGATCCGGCGGTGCTTTTAACCTGGGACAGGGATGCAGGTGTCTGGGCCAAGGTGGTTATCCGGGTTGATTTTAAAATCAATAAAAAGACGAAAGCCAATGTGGTTCGCACAGGAGGCATTGTGCCTGAAAGCGATATTTTGAAGGGAAAAACCAACCAGGAAGGGAAACGATATGAAGAAATTTAA
- a CDS encoding N-acetylmuramoyl-L-alanine amidase yields MENTEINTIILHCSDSEFGDVEEIDAWHRVRGWAGIGYHFVITNGRLKSNEAYAQYNDGLIQPGRAITRVGAHCKGHNTGSIGICLIGKHGFTGKQLYQALPELLRKLMLEYDIPVHRVFGHCELDRGKTCPNMSPEIIRKIAEYSV; encoded by the coding sequence ATGGAAAACACAGAGATTAATACAATCATTTTGCACTGCAGCGACTCAGAGTTCGGAGACGTTGAAGAGATCGACGCATGGCACCGCGTCCGGGGGTGGGCCGGTATCGGATATCATTTTGTGATCACGAACGGACGGCTTAAATCAAATGAGGCGTACGCGCAATATAACGACGGCCTGATCCAGCCCGGGAGAGCCATCACCCGGGTGGGCGCCCACTGCAAAGGGCATAACACTGGATCCATAGGCATCTGCCTGATAGGCAAGCACGGGTTTACCGGCAAGCAGCTGTACCAGGCGCTGCCGGAACTGCTGCGCAAGCTGATGCTGGAATACGATATCCCCGTGCACCGGGTTTTCGGGCATTGTGAACTTGACCGCGGGAAAACGTGTCCGAATATGTCACCGGAAATTATCCGTAAAATAGCAGAGTATTCGGTTTAA
- a CDS encoding helix-turn-helix domain-containing protein, producing MGTTYRRIKAVDTTFEILEYLADQRGPVTGAQVAFDLKVPFPTVMCHLATAQDRGYVQVVGEQYRLGMKLAVFWARMKSLKEGELQDVQRDLDILNGNGGL from the coding sequence ATGGGAACGACATATCGGCGGATCAAGGCGGTGGATACGACTTTTGAGATTCTGGAATACCTGGCTGACCAGCGCGGACCTGTTACAGGGGCACAGGTGGCTTTTGATCTCAAGGTTCCGTTCCCAACCGTGATGTGCCACCTGGCCACGGCCCAGGACCGGGGGTATGTGCAGGTGGTCGGGGAGCAGTACCGGCTGGGAATGAAGCTGGCGGTGTTCTGGGCCCGGATGAAAAGTTTGAAGGAAGGCGAGCTGCAGGATGTGCAGCGTGATCTTGACATATTAAACGGCAATGGAGGTTTGTGA
- a CDS encoding helix-turn-helix domain-containing protein: protein MSLISDDQFQEMLTLAGLPVRPSYRPGEVCSILGISPRTFWRLTERYEIDSDTGQPAHPDSIDSYLLRSQRRVRYQEIIAYLRRNNTYERRNAPDPGQMLLFEDFKE, encoded by the coding sequence ATGAGTCTGATATCAGATGACCAATTTCAAGAAATGCTTACCCTGGCAGGTTTGCCGGTGCGCCCCAGTTATCGTCCCGGAGAGGTGTGCAGCATCTTGGGTATCAGCCCCAGGACGTTCTGGCGGCTTACTGAACGATATGAAATCGACTCCGATACCGGACAACCTGCCCACCCTGACAGTATTGACTCTTATCTGCTGCGCAGTCAAAGGCGTGTCCGGTACCAGGAAATCATAGCTTATCTTCGCCGGAACAACACGTATGAACGCCGGAACGCGCCTGACCCGGGGCAGATGCTTCTGTTCGAAGATTTTAAGGAGTAA
- a CDS encoding transposase family protein: MSWQEDMAAELSAAQNGDKALVMDRYSRMTGKSPAHLYRIAGRYGFESGRKSRSDKGECVLNDLQIKFIAGQIYTTRRERKGEIMPVKEALDIAEQNGIVEPGCISVARVQEILRDLGLNRKTLKVQGPHQSMRSLHPNHVHFMDVSVCIQYYLKNKRLRIEREDQFYKNKPENFTKIKQKIYRYVLTDHFSHTIFVKYYIARGETMANLFDFLVSAWMPKDNPEKFPFRGVPAILMMDKGAANVSKPILDFLKNMDVAFIPGLPHNPRRQGSVERAQNHVEMYFESKLRIQSVSCIDELNHFAMDWCAFMNGSIKFVHSRFNTPRTHCWLKIREEQLRECPDRKLLQDIFAAPSKECKVYGDYSIRFRGERYRIKHVDGVIPNASRVRAFFKPFSWPAIVVEFNDIEYEVRPIEVVDGGFDADAAVIGEEYKSMPESARDQQIKVIDNLAYGEDRKPGDSPFAGLHVFGGQADRIDTAFIPRTSTPMSIDTKSADERRISMFDLFRALSGISDVTPELNRAIRATYGDSISMTDRDTLVEAMSDSRLFAGSDGQLIIGGGDDTLKAAVN, translated from the coding sequence ATGTCGTGGCAGGAAGATATGGCGGCTGAACTTTCGGCGGCTCAAAACGGAGACAAAGCCCTGGTAATGGACCGGTACAGCCGGATGACGGGCAAGAGCCCGGCCCACCTTTACCGGATTGCAGGGCGGTACGGGTTTGAATCCGGCAGAAAAAGCCGGTCAGACAAAGGTGAGTGTGTGCTTAATGACCTGCAGATCAAGTTCATTGCCGGGCAGATTTACACCACCCGGCGGGAGCGCAAGGGGGAGATTATGCCTGTGAAAGAGGCGCTGGACATCGCGGAACAGAACGGCATTGTCGAGCCCGGGTGCATTTCCGTGGCCCGGGTCCAGGAGATCCTGCGGGATCTGGGCCTTAACCGAAAGACACTGAAGGTCCAGGGGCCGCACCAATCCATGCGCAGCCTGCACCCCAACCATGTGCATTTCATGGATGTGTCCGTGTGCATCCAGTATTACCTTAAAAACAAGCGGCTGCGCATTGAGCGGGAAGACCAGTTTTACAAAAACAAGCCGGAGAACTTTACCAAGATCAAACAGAAGATTTACCGGTATGTACTCACGGACCATTTTTCCCACACCATTTTCGTCAAATACTACATTGCCCGGGGCGAAACCATGGCCAACCTGTTCGATTTTCTGGTTAGCGCCTGGATGCCGAAGGATAACCCTGAGAAATTCCCGTTCCGGGGGGTACCTGCAATCCTTATGATGGACAAGGGTGCTGCCAACGTGAGCAAGCCCATCCTTGATTTCCTGAAAAACATGGATGTCGCATTTATTCCCGGATTGCCGCACAACCCCAGGCGGCAGGGGTCCGTGGAGCGGGCTCAGAACCATGTGGAGATGTATTTTGAGTCCAAGCTGCGGATTCAGTCGGTCTCCTGCATTGACGAACTGAACCATTTTGCCATGGACTGGTGTGCGTTTATGAACGGGTCCATTAAGTTTGTGCATTCCCGCTTCAACACGCCGAGAACCCACTGCTGGCTTAAGATCCGTGAAGAGCAGCTTCGCGAGTGCCCGGACCGGAAGCTTCTCCAGGACATATTCGCCGCACCGTCCAAAGAGTGCAAGGTGTACGGTGATTATTCCATCCGGTTCAGGGGAGAGCGGTACCGGATCAAGCATGTGGATGGTGTTATTCCCAACGCCTCCCGGGTGCGGGCTTTTTTCAAGCCATTTTCGTGGCCTGCCATTGTGGTGGAGTTCAATGATATTGAGTATGAGGTCCGGCCCATTGAGGTTGTTGACGGCGGGTTTGACGCGGATGCCGCAGTAATCGGCGAAGAGTATAAATCCATGCCGGAAAGTGCCCGGGATCAGCAGATCAAGGTTATTGACAATCTTGCCTATGGCGAAGACCGGAAGCCTGGAGATTCCCCGTTTGCCGGGCTGCACGTGTTTGGCGGCCAGGCTGACCGGATCGATACGGCGTTCATTCCCAGAACGTCAACCCCCATGTCCATTGATACTAAATCCGCTGATGAGCGCCGGATTTCCATGTTTGATCTCTTCCGGGCGCTGTCCGGGATTTCGGATGTTACGCCGGAGCTGAACCGGGCAATCCGCGCGACTTACGGGGATTCCATCAGCATGACGGACCGGGACACCCTGGTGGAGGCCATGTCAGACAGCCGTTTGTTTGCCGGCAGTGACGGACAGCTCATAATCGGAGGCGGTGATGATACGCTTAAAGCAGCTGTTAATTGA
- a CDS encoding major capsid protein, which yields MLDLRKYFNVKAVAQRLKQLQPLKTTVVDTFFTRKVNHPFDKVGRSDLSSILATMPLINRGAASLAVKRGSLSLDDYEPFEVATHDFFTAADMNRLKHLDEQGVQARLSTVDDNLRRICRATAEGIAAKSLTGTVSWPVALEGGGTDTYQVSFGSPLSYTPDVLWDASGATVRKVFNHLQEMETLVEDSGYGGVVKYWAGKDAYNQLLALTEVYGENPKAKLRVEVSADGISLGGFLIKKMAESYLDPITGTSTAKVGAKQIMAYASDAVHTLFYCALDDLDANLQPMPYYSKPVKSQDPSGVKIIGRSKPFPAPVVKAICWATVVS from the coding sequence ATGCTGGACTTAAGAAAGTATTTCAATGTAAAGGCGGTGGCCCAGCGACTCAAACAGCTTCAGCCACTCAAGACCACGGTGGTGGACACGTTTTTTACCCGCAAGGTGAACCATCCGTTCGACAAGGTGGGCCGCTCTGATCTGAGCAGCATCCTTGCCACCATGCCCCTGATCAACCGGGGAGCGGCATCCCTGGCAGTCAAGCGGGGATCGCTCTCCCTGGATGATTACGAGCCCTTTGAAGTTGCCACCCATGATTTTTTTACTGCTGCGGACATGAACCGGCTCAAACATCTGGATGAACAAGGGGTCCAGGCCAGACTATCCACTGTGGACGACAACCTGCGCCGGATCTGCCGGGCAACCGCCGAAGGCATTGCCGCAAAATCCCTGACCGGGACGGTGTCCTGGCCTGTGGCCCTGGAAGGCGGGGGCACGGATACCTATCAGGTCAGTTTCGGTTCCCCCCTGAGTTACACGCCGGACGTGCTGTGGGATGCTTCAGGAGCCACAGTGCGCAAGGTATTCAACCATCTGCAGGAAATGGAGACCCTGGTGGAAGACTCCGGATATGGCGGGGTGGTCAAATATTGGGCAGGCAAGGACGCCTACAACCAGCTGCTGGCCCTGACCGAGGTGTACGGGGAGAACCCAAAGGCAAAGCTGCGGGTGGAAGTGTCGGCAGACGGCATCTCCCTGGGCGGCTTTTTGATCAAAAAGATGGCTGAAAGTTACCTGGACCCCATCACAGGAACATCCACGGCCAAGGTCGGGGCAAAACAGATCATGGCCTATGCCTCTGATGCGGTTCACACGCTGTTTTACTGCGCCCTGGATGATCTGGACGCCAATCTGCAGCCCATGCCCTACTACTCAAAGCCCGTGAAAAGCCAGGATCCGTCCGGCGTGAAGATCATCGGCCGAAGCAAGCCGTTTCCCGCACCGGTGGTCAAGGCGATCTGCTGGGCCACAGTGGTCAGCTGA
- a CDS encoding DUF3164 family protein: MSEANLNDYMTDSQGRLVHKDNVKEIDKTRDGLVRNVVDNALAVQKEMAKFKDMAMSEIDAFVEMSASDYGVSLGGRKGNLNMFSYDGRYKIQVQVSEYVVPDERLNAAKALIDKLLNSWTQDSRSEVKTIINDAFAVDQEGKFNLRRILGLRRLEIVDPDWKKAMDAISDSLQVIGSKRYMRVYERVGNQDQWRPISLDFAAL; encoded by the coding sequence ATGTCAGAGGCGAATTTGAATGATTACATGACAGATAGCCAGGGGCGTCTGGTGCATAAAGATAATGTCAAGGAGATCGACAAGACACGGGACGGGCTTGTCCGGAACGTGGTGGATAACGCCCTGGCGGTACAGAAAGAGATGGCGAAATTCAAGGATATGGCTATGTCTGAAATCGACGCCTTTGTGGAGATGTCAGCGTCTGATTATGGTGTGTCTCTTGGCGGCAGAAAGGGGAATCTGAATATGTTCTCCTATGACGGGAGATATAAAATCCAGGTGCAGGTGTCCGAATATGTGGTGCCTGACGAACGGCTGAACGCCGCAAAGGCTCTGATTGACAAGCTGTTGAACTCATGGACCCAGGACAGCCGGTCCGAAGTTAAAACGATCATCAATGACGCCTTTGCCGTGGATCAGGAGGGCAAGTTCAATCTTCGTCGGATCTTGGGCCTGCGGCGGCTTGAGATTGTTGATCCGGACTGGAAAAAGGCTATGGATGCCATATCTGACAGCCTGCAGGTGATCGGCTCCAAGCGGTATATGCGGGTGTATGAGCGGGTGGGAAATCAGGATCAGTGGCGGCCCATAAGCCTTGATTTCGCGGCATTATAG
- a CDS encoding DUF935 family protein — MILDQYGTPIKIERNALTTEMATWATATGSEFDILPDPDPVLRKRGDDAKVLDALAADDQVTMAMQLRRRKVTNKGNYDYSPGQPEKGISASKGAETLCRDLTMDLAGIKLKNQFNAMLAAPFYGYSVIELYWAVDGSRLKLVAMEEKPRHWFCFDGDGGLCFLENGQKKPVPYGKFLLVQHEPTYENPYGLRLLSRCLWAVAFKRAGVQWCNRFLERYGMAFQVAKAPSNFDEKDRQKLAASLAAMVQDAVAVLPYGSEHQIVKVDSKGGSDAFISYLNFWNAVISKVVSCQTQSSEITGSTGTYASSQTHYHVLEDVAEADEQLVCDAMCDLGVIYAHVNGSNEYPPVFAYEEAEDRLAQADLDKKRYDVGVRFTKAHFERQGLDADEFELVEEKVPDSPRASSAAADSDANAEFAAGSMFTEEQQAIEDLADGSLDAAGKGVGTFQRTLLACVDKANDFDDLVRQLEQAFPKAGMGEFEDILAQAMTAANMFGQYRVIGEAD; from the coding sequence ATGATTCTGGACCAGTACGGCACCCCCATAAAAATTGAGCGAAACGCCCTGACCACGGAGATGGCCACCTGGGCCACGGCCACGGGATCCGAGTTTGACATTCTGCCTGATCCGGATCCGGTCCTGCGCAAGCGCGGGGATGATGCCAAGGTGCTGGATGCCCTGGCTGCCGACGACCAGGTGACCATGGCCATGCAGTTGCGCCGGCGCAAGGTCACGAACAAGGGAAATTACGATTATTCCCCGGGGCAGCCGGAAAAGGGAATTTCAGCGTCCAAGGGCGCAGAAACCCTTTGCAGGGACCTGACCATGGACCTGGCCGGGATCAAGCTTAAAAACCAGTTTAACGCCATGCTGGCGGCTCCTTTTTACGGATATTCGGTCATCGAACTGTACTGGGCCGTGGACGGCTCCCGGCTGAAACTGGTTGCCATGGAAGAAAAACCCCGGCACTGGTTCTGTTTTGACGGTGACGGGGGCCTGTGCTTCCTGGAAAACGGCCAGAAAAAGCCGGTGCCCTACGGCAAGTTCCTGCTGGTGCAGCATGAACCCACGTATGAGAACCCCTACGGGCTGCGGCTGCTGTCCCGGTGTCTGTGGGCCGTGGCGTTCAAGCGGGCCGGGGTTCAGTGGTGCAACCGGTTCCTGGAGCGGTACGGCATGGCCTTCCAGGTGGCCAAGGCCCCGTCCAATTTTGACGAAAAAGACCGGCAGAAACTGGCTGCTTCCCTGGCCGCCATGGTCCAGGATGCCGTGGCCGTGCTGCCCTACGGCTCTGAACACCAGATCGTAAAAGTGGACTCAAAGGGCGGATCTGATGCGTTTATCAGCTATCTGAATTTCTGGAACGCCGTGATCAGCAAGGTGGTCTCCTGCCAGACCCAGAGCAGTGAAATTACCGGTTCCACGGGCACATATGCATCCAGCCAGACCCATTACCATGTGCTGGAGGATGTGGCCGAGGCCGATGAACAGCTGGTGTGCGATGCCATGTGCGATCTGGGCGTGATCTACGCCCATGTGAACGGGTCCAACGAGTATCCGCCGGTGTTTGCCTATGAAGAGGCCGAAGACCGGCTGGCCCAGGCGGACCTGGACAAGAAGCGGTATGACGTGGGTGTGCGGTTCACCAAGGCCCATTTCGAACGTCAGGGCCTGGATGCTGACGAGTTTGAGCTGGTGGAAGAGAAGGTCCCCGACAGCCCCCGGGCATCTTCAGCGGCGGCGGACAGTGACGCCAACGCCGAATTTGCCGCGGGTTCCATGTTCACAGAAGAGCAGCAGGCCATTGAAGACCTGGCGGATGGCAGTCTGGATGCGGCGGGGAAAGGTGTGGGGACATTTCAAAGGACCCTGCTGGCCTGCGTGGATAAGGCCAATGATTTTGACGACCTGGTCAGGCAGTTGGAACAGGCGTTTCCAAAAGCAGGCATGGGGGAGTTTGAAGATATTCTGGCCCAGGCCATGACCGCCGCCAATATGTTCGGCCAGTACCGGGTGATCGGGGAGGCGGACTGA
- a CDS encoding regulatory protein GemA has translation MNKSDYQSSKKQRQLIAIACGQIGIGKADKQVMLMSRYDVSSTTELSYAQAEELLDELVQKGFAIVSSKRPYVRRQKPVRSAHEKQPGKMVALASPAELSKIDALAGLIAWRVENGMSRWMKKRFKIDRVRTSRDAFVVIEGLKAMFENQMKKRFGKEWWMQPYDDLEVCFYIAEHFPNMVGGNVVPGYARAKECRDTEGSSAVVAGAVGQ, from the coding sequence ATGAACAAGAGTGATTATCAATCCAGCAAGAAACAGCGGCAGTTGATCGCCATTGCCTGCGGCCAGATCGGAATCGGAAAGGCTGACAAGCAGGTGATGCTGATGTCGCGGTATGATGTAAGTTCCACCACTGAGTTGAGCTACGCCCAGGCTGAGGAGCTGCTGGACGAGCTGGTCCAGAAAGGTTTTGCCATTGTGTCCAGCAAGCGTCCCTACGTTCGCAGGCAAAAGCCGGTCCGGTCGGCCCATGAAAAACAGCCGGGAAAGATGGTGGCACTGGCCAGCCCGGCGGAACTGTCAAAGATTGACGCCCTGGCCGGCCTGATCGCCTGGCGGGTTGAGAACGGTATGTCCAGATGGATGAAAAAGCGGTTTAAAATTGACCGTGTAAGGACTTCCAGGGATGCCTTTGTGGTTATTGAAGGTTTGAAGGCGATGTTTGAAAACCAGATGAAGAAACGGTTCGGCAAGGAGTGGTGGATGCAGCCCTATGATGATCTGGAGGTTTGTTTTTATATTGCGGAACACTTCCCCAATATGGTGGGCGGGAATGTTGTTCCGGGGTATGCACGAGCCAAGGAGTGTCGGGATACGGAAGGGTCTTCGGCAGTTGTGGCGGGGGCTGTGGGACAATGA
- a CDS encoding phage protein Gp36 family protein, producing MSDSYCTQTDLEDYILVAYLDKIDELNSGVVARTIEGVSAEIREACLAGGYEASMDGVESALLKRVCAVLSAWQCVGNITSLMDTEAASSNEWLPIQRQYDRAQKELTQIRSGKLDPWPSDAVTTEACVVSPQPVFGGQDFWRRY from the coding sequence TTGTCTGATTCATACTGCACACAAACGGACCTGGAAGATTACATCCTGGTGGCGTACCTGGATAAGATCGATGAGCTTAATTCCGGGGTGGTGGCCAGGACCATTGAGGGTGTGTCCGCCGAAATCAGGGAGGCCTGTCTGGCAGGGGGGTATGAGGCCAGTATGGACGGGGTTGAGTCTGCCCTGCTCAAGCGGGTCTGTGCCGTGTTGAGCGCCTGGCAGTGCGTGGGCAACATCACGTCCCTGATGGATACGGAAGCTGCGTCATCAAATGAGTGGCTCCCCATCCAGCGTCAGTATGACCGGGCACAAAAGGAGTTGACCCAGATACGGTCCGGGAAATTGGACCCGTGGCCATCAGATGCCGTGACCACAGAAGCCTGCGTGGTGTCTCCCCAACCCGTATTCGGCGGGCAGGATTTCTGGAGGCGGTATTAA
- a CDS encoding phage virion morphogenesis protein, with the protein MAGISFKMDFFKANQVLGRAVSKIANRQQLSETLGEQLVSSTIRRFEDESGPDGKTWKKSGRADAQGGQTLSDSGRLKSSVNYEASPAAVAVGTNAEYAAIHQFGGEIRPKSAKALQFKVPGGGFRKVKKVTMPARPYIGINQDDIDEARQTIAGFLSGGFK; encoded by the coding sequence ATGGCCGGGATCTCTTTTAAGATGGACTTCTTCAAAGCCAATCAGGTGCTGGGGCGCGCCGTGTCAAAGATCGCAAACCGGCAGCAGCTGTCAGAGACGCTGGGGGAACAGCTTGTCTCTTCCACGATCCGGCGGTTTGAGGACGAAAGCGGGCCGGACGGCAAAACCTGGAAAAAATCAGGCCGGGCTGACGCCCAGGGCGGCCAGACGCTGTCTGACTCCGGCCGGTTGAAAAGCTCCGTGAATTATGAAGCGTCCCCGGCGGCTGTGGCGGTGGGGACCAATGCGGAATATGCCGCCATACACCAGTTCGGCGGTGAGATCCGGCCCAAATCAGCCAAAGCCCTGCAGTTTAAAGTGCCGGGAGGCGGATTCCGGAAGGTTAAAAAAGTGACCATGCCGGCCCGGCCGTACATCGGGATCAACCAGGATGATATTGACGAGGCCAGGCAGACCATTGCCGGGTTTCTGTCCGGAGGATTCAAATGA